The window GGAGTCTGAGGCTGCCCAGACCAAGCAGGTAGAAGCTGGAGAATCTGAGCTCCAGAGATTGAAAATTGACCTGGAAGAAACcctttttgttgttgagaaCATGAAAGTTCAGCTCAAAGATTCCAAAGAATCCGAAGCTCAGGCCAAGGCACTGGTTAGTGAAACTCTACTACAACTGGAAACTGCCAAGACAACTGTGGAGATGCTCCGATCAGATGTTCTTAAATCCAAGGAGGCTTACAACTGCCTTGTTTTGAACTTGGAGCAATCTAGAGCTCAAGTGAATTCGCTTGAAGGACTTATGAGCAAACTTCAGGCAGACCTAGTTAAGGCTAGCAGCAGCCAAACTGGGGACTCATCAGGAGATGATAGGTCTGCAGGGGAAACTCGGGACCTTGCTGACTCGAATGAGCTCAGGTTGGAGCTTGATTCTGTGAATTTGGAGATGGGACAGTTAAAGGTGGCACTAGAAGCAGCTGAAGCTAGGTATCAGGAAGAACATATTCAGTACACAATGCAGATTCAAAGTGCCTATGAAATGGTTGAGCAAACGAAGTCTGAGGCATGCCTTAGGGTAGCTGAATTGGAGGCAGAGCTAAAGAAAACCAAGGCTTATATTGAAGAGTTGAAAGAAAACCTGATGAATAAGGAAACTAAGTTGCAGAGAATTTCAGAGGAAAATGAGGGACTGAACATGAAGATCAAACAGAACAAGTCTAGTCAGAGGGAGGATGAACTGGAAGTGGAGTTGCAAAAGTTGAAGGCAGATGCTACTGATTTGAAGGCAAATATGATGGATAAGGAGATAGAATTGCGGAATATATCGGAGGAGAATGAGTTGCTAGAGTTGGAAATCAAGAAgagggaaatggagaggagtaaaGTGACTGATGAAGCCATCTCTGAGGCAGAGGCAGCAAGGGCTGCTGAGCGGGAGGCTCTAATGAAAGTTGGCTACATAACACAAGAAGCAGACAAGAGTAGCAAGAGGGCAGCACGTGTCACTGAGCAGCTGGAGGCAGCACAGGCGGCAAACTCAGAGATGGAGGTTGAGTTGAGGAGGTTGAAGGTGCAATCAGACCAGTGGAGGAAGGCAGCTGAGGCAGCAGCTGCTTTTTTTTCAACAGGAAATAATGGgaaattaatggataattatgtTACTGGGAAGATTGGTTCACCCAATTCAGAAGATATGGATGACGACTCACCTAAGAGAAAGAACAACATGCTAAAGAAGATTGGAGTCTTGTGGAAGAAGGgccagaaatagagaaatagtgTGAGTTAACTGTTATGCTTCTGTTGGGCTGTATCTTTTACTTCTGCACtggtttttcaatttttgaCTTGAGATTGAATTGTTGTGTGATAGGTATGTTGGTTGATTGGGCTGGCCATTGCTGTGTATTGGGAGAAATTTGAAGAGTTGCATGGGGATGACGCCCTCGAGCAAATCCTCTTTGTATAGGTGATAGAGGAAATTAGGAGAACTTATATTTCTCTTTTCCAACTCTCTGCCTTATTAAGCAATTGGCTTTACAACACTTGTGGAATAATGGCATCAGTAGGTGATTATATATACATGATATGACTGGGGGAAGAGGTAATCTGTTAAATTTTCATGGCTTTGAGATGGGCAGTGCACCTAAAACATGAGCTGATCAAACTATGTTTTGGATCTTTATATCTCTACATTAGAAAATTGAATTGATCTGAAACTTAATATACTATATATG is drawn from Telopea speciosissima isolate NSW1024214 ecotype Mountain lineage chromosome 1, Tspe_v1, whole genome shotgun sequence and contains these coding sequences:
- the LOC122648857 gene encoding interactor of constitutive active ROPs 3-like, which codes for MQTPKARSSSSEGPQRTSPGTPKAARRLKAAGSECDSTSTNSATWTTKDRSLKLTERVSPRSPASEKKRPSRVSELESQLVQLQEDLNKAKDQLTTSETWKRLAQKEAEESKKQLLDMSTKLEESQQQLLELSTSEDSRVHELRKVSQDRDRAWQSELEALQKQHSVDSAALSSAMNEIHRLRFQLEMVVESEAAQTKQVEAGESELQRLKIDLEETLFVVENMKVQLKDSKESEAQAKALVSETLLQLETAKTTVEMLRSDVLKSKEAYNCLVLNLEQSRAQVNSLEGLMSKLQADLVKASSSQTGDSSGDDRSAGETRDLADSNELRLELDSVNLEMGQLKVALEAAEARYQEEHIQYTMQIQSAYEMVEQTKSEACLRVAELEAELKKTKAYIEELKENLMNKETKLQRISEENEGLNMKIKQNKSSQREDELEVELQKLKADATDLKANMMDKEIELRNISEENELLELEIKKREMERSKVTDEAISEAEAARAAEREALMKVGYITQEADKSSKRAARVTEQLEAAQAANSEMEVELRRLKVQSDQWRKAAEAAAAFFSTGNNGKLMDNYVTGKIGSPNSEDMDDDSPKRKNNMLKKIGVLWKKGQK